A part of Pseudoalteromonas arctica A 37-1-2 genomic DNA contains:
- a CDS encoding flagellar hook assembly protein FlgD → MSNDISTSSSYLDSIRWQEKQVATSDGESDALTQEDFFSLLTQQLSYQDPSNPADNDQMIAQMTSFTMAQGISDLNSNFDNLATSMTSNSALQASTLVGKQALLESNTLDLNETGDARGSAVAEEAVDNLKIKVTDASGQLVRTIDMGSQSAGAVRFAWDGKNEAGERLPEGEYSVTAEGSTDGEFSSLPIATFKNIESVNINGSSGIIINTKEGAVRLTDVAEIA, encoded by the coding sequence ATGAGTAACGATATTAGTACATCTTCATCCTATTTAGACTCTATACGCTGGCAAGAAAAGCAAGTAGCGACCAGCGATGGTGAAAGTGATGCGTTAACACAGGAAGATTTTTTCTCCTTATTAACACAGCAACTGTCGTATCAGGATCCCAGTAACCCTGCGGATAACGACCAAATGATTGCGCAAATGACCAGCTTTACCATGGCGCAAGGTATTAGTGATTTGAATTCAAACTTTGATAACTTAGCGACTTCGATGACATCAAACTCAGCCCTGCAAGCATCAACACTTGTTGGCAAGCAAGCTTTACTTGAGTCAAATACTCTTGATTTAAATGAAACGGGTGATGCCAGAGGCTCTGCAGTGGCAGAAGAAGCCGTTGACAACTTAAAAATTAAAGTGACAGACGCATCAGGCCAGCTTGTGAGGACTATTGATATGGGCTCTCAATCCGCAGGCGCGGTCCGTTTTGCATGGGATGGAAAAAACGAAGCCGGTGAGCGTTTACCAGAAGGTGAATACTCAGTAACCGCCGAAGGAAGTACTGACGGCGAATTTTCAAGCTTGCCCATTGCTACATTTAAGAACATTGAAAGCGTTAATATTAATGGCTCAAGCGGCATTATTATTAATACTAAAGAAGGTGCGGTTAGGCTGACAGATGTCGCAGAAATCGCGTAA
- the flgG gene encoding flagellar basal-body rod protein FlgG: MNPALWISKTGLDAQQTDISVISNNLANASTVGYKKSRAIFEDLLYQNINQPGGRSSQDTEMPSGLMLGAGAKVVANQKEFTQGNMLTTENSLDWMISGEGFFEVLQPDGNIAYSRNGQFTTDGDGRIVTSGAGYVIQPEMNVPDDAQSITVSQDGEVSVRVAGQADNVVIGQLTISDFINPSGLEPIGQNLYTETAVSGAPVQGNPGVEGLGSIIQGSLETSNVNVTEELVNLIETQRIYEMNSKVISAVDEMMSYINQQL, encoded by the coding sequence ATGAATCCAGCATTGTGGATCAGTAAAACTGGGCTAGACGCTCAACAAACCGATATATCGGTTATCTCAAATAATTTAGCGAATGCGAGTACCGTAGGTTACAAAAAAAGCCGCGCTATATTTGAAGATTTACTTTATCAAAATATTAATCAACCAGGTGGTCGTTCATCGCAAGATACCGAAATGCCGTCGGGCTTAATGTTAGGTGCGGGTGCTAAAGTTGTAGCTAACCAAAAAGAGTTTACGCAAGGCAACATGCTAACCACCGAAAACTCACTAGATTGGATGATTTCTGGCGAAGGCTTTTTTGAAGTACTGCAACCCGATGGCAATATTGCTTACTCGCGCAACGGCCAGTTTACTACCGATGGCGATGGTCGAATTGTAACATCGGGCGCTGGTTACGTTATTCAGCCAGAAATGAATGTACCTGATGACGCGCAATCAATTACGGTTTCGCAAGATGGTGAAGTATCTGTGCGTGTTGCAGGCCAAGCCGATAACGTGGTAATTGGTCAGCTGACTATTAGTGATTTTATTAATCCATCGGGTCTTGAGCCAATTGGTCAAAACCTTTATACCGAAACCGCTGTAAGTGGTGCGCCGGTACAAGGTAATCCTGGTGTTGAAGGGTTAGGTAGCATTATTCAAGGCTCACTCGAAACTTCAAACGTAAATGTAACTGAAGAGCTCGTAAATCTAATCGAAACTCAGCGTATTTACGAAATGAACTCAAAAGTAATTTCGGCCGTTGACGAAATGATGAGTTATATCAATCAACAGCTTTAA
- a CDS encoding flagellar basal body rod protein FlgF: protein MDKMVYIAASGAKQSLQGLALKANNLANANTTGFKADFAQARSMQAFGEGLPTRVFAMQERPGSNMVSGGIVQTGRDLDIAMSDNAWLAVQDASGNEAYTKVGTLNITAQGMLVTSGGRQVIGEGGPVILPVPVEKIGFSQDGAIQVRPQGAPANFLEEVDTLRVVEANSSQLEKGNDGLFRPKANVTVDTSANVKVLSGSLEMSNVNPVHEMVDMISHQRQFELQVKLMKTAEEIDERQDQLLRIV from the coding sequence ATGGACAAAATGGTCTACATTGCGGCCTCTGGCGCTAAGCAAAGCCTGCAGGGGCTTGCGCTTAAAGCCAATAATTTGGCGAATGCAAATACAACAGGTTTTAAAGCCGACTTTGCACAGGCGCGTTCTATGCAAGCGTTTGGCGAAGGTTTGCCTACACGTGTATTTGCAATGCAAGAGCGTCCGGGTTCTAACATGGTATCGGGTGGCATTGTTCAAACCGGGCGAGACTTAGATATCGCGATGAGTGATAACGCTTGGCTTGCCGTGCAAGATGCCTCAGGTAACGAAGCTTATACCAAAGTAGGTACGCTCAATATTACTGCGCAAGGCATGTTAGTAACGAGCGGTGGTCGTCAAGTAATTGGCGAAGGCGGCCCTGTTATTTTACCCGTCCCAGTCGAAAAAATAGGGTTTAGTCAAGATGGCGCTATTCAAGTTCGACCACAAGGCGCACCGGCTAACTTTTTAGAAGAAGTAGATACGCTTAGAGTGGTTGAAGCAAATAGCTCACAGCTCGAAAAAGGTAACGATGGTTTATTTAGGCCAAAAGCCAATGTAACAGTAGATACCTCTGCCAATGTAAAAGTTTTAAGTGGTTCGCTTGAAATGTCTAACGTAAATCCCGTTCACGAAATGGTCGACATGATAAGCCACCAGCGCCAATTTGAATTACAAGTGAAATTAATGAAAACAGCTGAAGAAATTGACGAGCGTCAAGATCAGTTATTACGCATAGTTTAA
- the flgA gene encoding flagellar basal body P-ring formation chaperone FlgA — MQAKVFSKDLLQEMAVAYITEQIGILKNTNMQLSALPLDSRIPDRICNSDLELSTSDEPPFNRQVTLQAKCNDAQTWAQYVHVRVVEMAPVVVAIANLARGEVITKSHLSVEMKPTHFVRVQYLDDPTILIGSRSKRNIRSGMPVLLNQICMVCKGDSVNIYANLRGLRIKTTGIALEDGTLGDQIQIKNKKSGKILNARVDGVESVQVNI, encoded by the coding sequence TTGCAGGCCAAAGTATTTAGCAAAGATTTATTACAAGAGATGGCTGTTGCTTATATAACTGAGCAGATTGGTATATTAAAAAATACTAATATGCAATTAAGTGCACTGCCTTTAGACAGTCGTATCCCCGATCGTATTTGTAATTCTGACCTTGAATTATCAACTTCCGATGAACCACCATTTAACCGCCAAGTAACTTTACAAGCTAAATGTAATGATGCTCAAACATGGGCTCAATATGTCCATGTAAGAGTTGTTGAAATGGCGCCTGTTGTTGTAGCAATTGCTAACTTAGCTCGTGGTGAGGTAATAACTAAATCGCATTTAAGTGTTGAAATGAAACCAACTCACTTTGTAAGAGTGCAATATTTAGATGACCCCACAATTTTAATAGGTAGCAGAAGTAAACGAAATATTAGAAGCGGGATGCCCGTTTTACTAAACCAAATTTGTATGGTTTGTAAGGGGGATTCTGTTAATATTTACGCAAACCTCAGAGGCCTTAGAATTAAAACAACAGGTATTGCATTAGAAGACGGTACTTTGGGCGATCAAATACAAATTAAAAACAAAAAGTCAGGTAAAATTTTAAATGCGCGAGTAGATGGTGTAGAGTCTGTTCAAGTAAATATTTAA
- the flgB gene encoding flagellar basal body rod protein FlgB produces the protein MAISFDKALGVHPQAMLIRSQRAELIATNIANADTPGYKAKDIDFASALKAARSTQQSGNTMVRTNDKHIGGGTHSMGSSESFRLPNQSDTGDGNSVDIQVERNLYTQNAMEYQASLQFLSGRFKGLNKALGSQG, from the coding sequence ATGGCTATCAGTTTTGATAAAGCATTAGGTGTGCATCCGCAAGCCATGTTGATCCGTTCACAGCGAGCAGAATTAATTGCAACTAATATAGCTAACGCTGATACGCCTGGCTATAAAGCAAAAGATATAGACTTTGCCTCGGCATTAAAAGCGGCAAGGTCAACCCAGCAAAGCGGCAATACCATGGTAAGAACTAACGATAAACACATTGGTGGAGGTACTCATAGTATGGGTAGTTCTGAATCATTTCGCTTGCCAAATCAATCAGATACGGGCGATGGTAACTCGGTTGATATACAAGTGGAACGAAACTTGTATACACAGAATGCTATGGAGTATCAGGCCAGCTTGCAATTTTTAAGCGGCAGATTCAAAGGTCTGAATAAAGCTCTCGGTAGTCAAGGATAA
- a CDS encoding chemotaxis protein CheV, which produces MAGILDSVNQRTQLVGQNRLELLLFKLRGRQRFGINVFKVREVLQCPPLTSMPKSNAYIRGVAHIRGQTISVIDLSMAVGGRPIENIKDSFIIIAEYNRSVQGFLVGGVERIVNMNWEKIMPPPSGAGRYSYLTAVTEIENELVEILDVEKILNEICPVNTEVSAEVAQSGDIQKDLGERIVFIADDSAVARNQVKRALEPLGVQTELAKNGKEALIRLKEIAELDCKNDITERVALLISDVEMPEMDGYTLTAEIKADPKLAPLHVILHTSLSGVFNQAMIEKVGADDFIAKFNPDELATAVKKWVHSDQ; this is translated from the coding sequence ATGGCAGGCATTTTAGACTCAGTAAACCAACGCACGCAGTTGGTTGGGCAGAACCGCCTAGAATTACTTTTATTTAAGCTCAGAGGGCGTCAGCGTTTTGGCATTAATGTATTTAAAGTGAGGGAAGTATTGCAATGTCCTCCACTTACAAGCATGCCAAAATCGAATGCTTATATTCGTGGTGTTGCTCATATTCGTGGTCAAACTATCTCAGTAATCGACCTGTCGATGGCTGTAGGCGGGCGCCCAATAGAAAATATTAAAGACAGTTTTATCATTATTGCTGAGTACAACCGCTCGGTTCAAGGCTTTTTAGTGGGCGGGGTTGAGCGTATTGTAAATATGAATTGGGAAAAAATAATGCCACCACCATCAGGTGCCGGGCGTTATTCATATTTAACAGCCGTGACCGAAATCGAAAATGAATTAGTAGAAATTTTAGACGTAGAAAAAATACTTAATGAAATTTGCCCAGTAAATACAGAAGTAAGTGCTGAAGTTGCACAAAGTGGCGACATTCAAAAAGACTTAGGCGAGCGTATCGTATTTATTGCAGACGACTCAGCTGTTGCGCGTAATCAAGTTAAACGTGCCCTAGAACCGCTAGGCGTGCAAACGGAGCTTGCTAAAAATGGTAAAGAAGCTTTAATTAGGCTTAAAGAAATAGCAGAACTTGATTGCAAAAACGATATTACTGAGCGAGTTGCATTACTTATTTCTGATGTTGAAATGCCAGAAATGGACGGTTATACATTAACAGCTGAAATAAAAGCAGATCCTAAGCTTGCACCATTACATGTTATTTTACATACATCATTGAGTGGTGTGTTTAACCAAGCAATGATAGAAAAAGTAGGTGCTGACGACTTTATCGCCAAATTTAACCCTGATGAGTTAGCAACAGCGGTTAAAAAATGGGTTCATAGTGACCAATAA
- the flgC gene encoding flagellar basal body rod protein FlgC, with protein MSLYNVFDIAGSGMSAQNVRLNTTASNISNANTISSSQDKTYRARQPVFAAELTKASASASNQQGSAVGVKVLGIVESDAPLQIEYNPNHPSADENGYIYKPNVNVVEEMANMISASRSYQTNVQVADAAKQMLSKTLLLGQR; from the coding sequence ATGAGTTTATATAATGTTTTTGATATTGCAGGTTCGGGTATGAGCGCACAAAACGTTCGCTTAAATACTACAGCTAGTAATATTTCTAATGCTAATACCATTAGTTCATCTCAAGACAAAACGTACCGAGCGCGCCAACCTGTATTTGCGGCTGAGCTAACAAAAGCTTCAGCATCAGCAAGTAATCAACAGGGCTCCGCCGTTGGTGTTAAAGTTTTGGGCATTGTTGAAAGCGATGCACCATTACAAATTGAATATAACCCAAACCATCCAAGTGCGGATGAAAATGGCTATATCTATAAACCCAACGTTAATGTTGTAGAGGAGATGGCAAATATGATTTCTGCCTCTCGTTCTTACCAAACAAACGTGCAAGTTGCTGATGCAGCAAAGCAAATGCTAAGTAAAACACTGTTGCTAGGGCAGCGGTAA
- the flgH gene encoding flagellar basal body L-ring protein FlgH — protein sequence MRNIILFTAGTLFLSGCMSTQNSEVVQDDPYYAPMYPEPILEPLVATGSLFNTHTSNDLYSDKKALRTGDIITVKLQESTQATKAAKTETDKETDASLDPVIGLGGLPVNIGGDSIQFGIGSDSSFTGDSKSNQSNSLVGDISVNVMRVLPNGNLVIRGEKWLTLNTGEEFIRLEGLVRPQDVSADNTVESNRIANARIQYSGKGQTQEAQSPGWLTRFFSSSLFPF from the coding sequence ATGCGTAATATTATTTTATTTACAGCGGGCACATTATTTTTAAGTGGCTGTATGTCTACGCAAAATAGTGAAGTAGTGCAGGACGACCCTTACTACGCACCTATGTACCCCGAGCCTATTTTAGAGCCGCTGGTAGCCACAGGTTCATTATTTAATACTCATACATCAAACGACTTATATTCTGATAAAAAAGCGCTACGTACTGGCGATATAATTACGGTTAAATTGCAAGAGTCTACTCAAGCAACAAAAGCCGCTAAAACAGAAACAGACAAAGAAACCGATGCAAGCTTAGACCCAGTGATTGGCTTAGGTGGTCTACCTGTAAATATAGGTGGCGATAGTATTCAGTTTGGTATTGGTAGTGATTCGTCGTTTACGGGCGATTCAAAATCAAACCAGTCAAACAGCTTGGTGGGCGATATTTCGGTTAATGTAATGCGCGTTTTACCTAATGGTAACTTAGTTATACGCGGCGAAAAATGGCTAACGCTTAATACCGGCGAAGAGTTTATTCGTTTAGAAGGGCTAGTACGCCCTCAAGACGTAAGCGCCGACAATACAGTTGAATCAAATCGTATTGCTAATGCACGTATTCAATACTCAGGTAAAGGGCAAACGCAAGAAGCGCAAAGTCCTGGTTGGCTTACACGTTTCTTTAGCAGTTCGCTGTTTCCATTTTAG
- the flgN gene encoding flagellar protein FlgN gives MADHNSLISVKLNQQVSCLDSLHTLLNDELTAIASRRGAGLKEIAQQKMSFLTKLSTLDKELSKLIASNDSQNSEISELISQVKTQLAQCQKQNNVNAHAARQAQLSVKQLKEILIGAPTSMTYDQAGKSVNTESKLVRNLKA, from the coding sequence ATGGCTGATCATAATAGTTTAATTAGCGTAAAGCTAAACCAACAAGTAAGTTGTTTAGACTCTTTACACACGCTATTAAACGATGAGCTTACTGCTATTGCCTCACGACGTGGTGCTGGTTTAAAAGAAATTGCCCAACAAAAAATGTCTTTTTTAACTAAGTTAAGCACCCTTGATAAAGAGCTAAGTAAGCTAATTGCTAGTAACGACTCACAAAATTCTGAAATATCTGAGCTAATAAGCCAAGTTAAAACCCAACTGGCTCAATGCCAAAAACAAAATAATGTTAATGCTCATGCTGCTCGCCAAGCGCAGTTAAGTGTTAAACAGCTCAAAGAGATTTTAATTGGTGCTCCAACAAGTATGACTTACGACCAAGCAGGTAAATCTGTAAATACCGAGAGTAAATTGGTTCGTAATTTAAAAGCGTAA
- a CDS encoding flagellar basal body P-ring protein FlgI produces MNSLKALCLVVLLGWQFTASAERIKDVSMVEGVRSNQLVGYGLVVGLPGTGEQNRYTQQSFKGMLNSFGITLPSTQSPKIKNVAAVAVHAELPAFRKPGQRIDITVSSIGSAGSLRGGTLLQTFLKGVDGNVYAIAQGSLIVGGLGAQGLDGSKVVINTPTVGRIPNGATVERTVESPFMQGDYITFNLNRPDFTTAKRLEKTINDLVGPNSAQAIDSVSIRVIAPRDASQRVSYLSTLENLEFKPADMAAKIIVNSRTGTIVIGKNVKLQPAAITHGGLTVTIAEQQNVSQPNPLANGDTVVTQQSIIDVNQDDSRAFVFNPGVSLDDLVRAINEVGAAPGDLMAILEALKEAGAINGQLVVI; encoded by the coding sequence ATGAATAGCCTTAAAGCTTTATGTTTAGTTGTGTTATTAGGTTGGCAGTTTACTGCCAGTGCCGAGCGCATAAAAGATGTGTCTATGGTTGAAGGCGTACGCTCTAACCAATTAGTGGGCTATGGCTTAGTGGTTGGCTTACCAGGAACAGGTGAACAAAACAGATATACACAACAAAGCTTTAAAGGCATGTTAAACAGCTTTGGTATTACGCTACCTTCAACTCAAAGTCCTAAAATTAAAAATGTTGCCGCTGTTGCTGTACATGCAGAATTACCCGCATTTAGAAAACCTGGGCAAAGAATAGATATTACGGTTTCTTCTATTGGTAGTGCAGGCAGTTTACGTGGTGGTACTTTACTACAAACTTTTTTAAAGGGTGTAGACGGTAACGTGTATGCAATTGCACAAGGTAGCTTAATTGTCGGTGGCTTAGGCGCACAAGGTCTTGATGGTAGTAAGGTTGTAATTAACACGCCTACAGTTGGTCGCATACCAAATGGCGCAACAGTTGAACGCACCGTAGAAAGCCCATTTATGCAAGGCGATTATATTACCTTCAACCTAAACCGCCCAGACTTTACAACGGCAAAACGCCTAGAAAAAACAATTAATGACTTAGTTGGCCCAAATAGCGCACAAGCAATAGATTCTGTTTCTATTCGTGTTATAGCACCACGCGATGCATCCCAGCGTGTTTCGTACTTATCAACACTCGAAAACTTAGAATTTAAACCAGCTGACATGGCCGCTAAAATTATAGTTAACTCGCGCACCGGTACAATTGTCATTGGCAAAAACGTTAAGCTTCAGCCTGCGGCTATAACTCATGGTGGCTTAACAGTAACAATTGCAGAACAACAAAATGTGTCACAACCAAATCCGCTAGCAAACGGTGATACAGTTGTCACGCAGCAAAGTATTATTGATGTAAACCAAGATGACTCGCGCGCCTTTGTATTTAATCCAGGTGTAAGCCTTGACGATTTAGTTCGCGCAATTAACGAAGTAGGCGCAGCGCCTGGTGACTTAATGGCTATTTTAGAAGCACTAAAAGAAGCTGGCGCAATTAACGGACAGTTAGTTGTTATATAA
- the flgJ gene encoding flagellar assembly peptidoglycan hydrolase FlgJ: METNHLDKQNFFDLGNLDSLRKEALTSGDASTDASKAALKKAAAQFEAIFTQMLLKGMRKANEAFEDKDSPFNSSGVKFFEEMHDQQLSTELSSNGSLGLADLIVQQLSPESKNFMPGSVLRTTNDIFSDTQVGSALPHEQKNKQPDLIVKSTKADIAEPKVDTAEPKADSPTFKNAEEFVSSVWEHAKTAAQKIGLNPAVMVAQAALETGWGKHIINKSDGGSSNNLFNIKSDKSWEGDKASKVTLEFEQGTPVKKQASFRAYDSIKDSVNDFVDFLTQNPRYQEALQNTAKPNDFLDSLQKAGYATDPNYASKIKNVLNSSQLKDIAANVIRQGVE; encoded by the coding sequence ATGGAAACTAATCACCTCGATAAACAAAACTTTTTTGATTTAGGCAACTTAGATTCACTTCGTAAAGAAGCCTTAACGAGTGGCGATGCATCAACTGATGCCTCTAAAGCTGCGCTCAAAAAAGCGGCCGCACAATTTGAAGCTATTTTTACGCAGATGTTGCTCAAAGGAATGCGCAAAGCTAACGAAGCATTTGAAGACAAAGACAGTCCATTTAATTCAAGTGGCGTAAAGTTTTTTGAAGAAATGCACGATCAGCAACTTTCTACAGAGCTTTCATCAAATGGCTCGTTAGGCCTTGCCGATTTAATTGTTCAGCAGTTATCGCCTGAGTCTAAAAACTTTATGCCAGGCTCGGTGCTTAGAACAACCAACGATATTTTTAGCGATACCCAAGTCGGATCCGCTCTTCCTCATGAGCAAAAAAATAAGCAACCCGATCTTATCGTTAAGAGTACTAAAGCCGATATTGCTGAGCCTAAAGTCGATACTGCAGAGCCTAAAGCCGATAGCCCAACCTTTAAAAATGCAGAAGAGTTTGTAAGTTCAGTGTGGGAACACGCTAAAACTGCAGCGCAAAAAATTGGTTTAAACCCTGCAGTAATGGTTGCACAAGCGGCACTTGAAACCGGTTGGGGTAAACACATTATTAATAAAAGTGACGGTGGCAGCTCAAATAACTTATTTAATATTAAGTCAGATAAAAGCTGGGAAGGCGATAAAGCAAGCAAAGTAACGCTTGAGTTTGAACAAGGCACACCCGTTAAAAAACAAGCCAGCTTTAGAGCCTACGATTCAATTAAAGATAGCGTGAACGACTTCGTTGATTTTTTAACGCAAAACCCACGCTACCAAGAAGCATTACAAAATACAGCAAAACCAAATGACTTTTTAGATTCATTACAAAAAGCAGGTTATGCAACCGATCCAAATTACGCCAGCAAAATAAAAAATGTGCTCAATAGCAGCCAGCTAAAAGACATTGCGGCAAACGTGATCCGCCAAGGAGTAGAGTAA
- the flgM gene encoding flagellar biosynthesis anti-sigma factor FlgM has protein sequence MVSQVNGSNQQANALTNAKQQQVDLKKDNANTQATQTPSPKAASDSVSLTPQAQQLKTLQDKAQQSPGFDSDKVAELKKAITEGKYQVDSEKLAKNLADFEFNVYG, from the coding sequence ATGGTTAGTCAAGTTAATGGTAGTAATCAACAAGCTAATGCACTTACAAATGCAAAGCAACAACAAGTTGATTTAAAAAAAGATAATGCAAATACACAAGCGACGCAGACTCCTTCGCCTAAGGCTGCAAGTGATTCTGTAAGTTTAACGCCGCAAGCGCAGCAATTAAAAACGCTTCAAGATAAAGCACAGCAATCACCTGGCTTTGACAGCGATAAAGTTGCTGAGCTAAAAAAAGCAATAACTGAAGGTAAATACCAAGTGGACAGTGAAAAGCTTGCTAAAAACTTAGCTGATTTTGAGTTTAACGTGTATGGCTGA
- the flgE gene encoding flagellar hook protein FlgE, which yields MSFNIALTGLAAAQKDLDVTANNIANVNTTGFKESRAEFADVYASSVFSSGKTKNGDGVQTTMVAQQFHQGSLQFTNNSLDLAITGEGYFAMTDDLSSQDLTYTRAGAFKLNQDNFMVDAKGNFLQAFPVDSSTGDTTSVSLSTTDPIQIPDSSGSPRATENVFLSFNLDATADPTGLDFDPASSGTYNSSTSTTVYDSLGEPHILQYFFAKQDPASATGAENSWDVYATLDGKVVGKDGEEQTTTPYQELTTLGFNSSGLPSTTDSNLNANATTFDEISLPAGLGTGLSTLLDNGATFPSTGIELNWRDENNTAGRVPTQYSSGFEVKALDQDGSTVGRLAGIDIGTDGKIVASYSNGDSTFLGQVAMVRFPNSQGLSQVGDTSWKQSIDSGEPVAGEAGSGTFGGINSSALEQSNTNLTNELVDLITAQRNYQANSRALEVNSTIQQSILQIR from the coding sequence ATGAGCTTCAATATTGCATTAACCGGCCTAGCTGCCGCACAAAAAGATTTAGACGTAACAGCAAATAATATTGCAAACGTTAATACAACGGGTTTTAAAGAGTCACGCGCAGAGTTTGCTGATGTTTACGCATCGTCAGTATTTAGCTCTGGTAAGACTAAAAATGGTGATGGTGTACAAACAACCATGGTTGCACAGCAATTTCATCAAGGCTCACTGCAATTTACAAACAACTCACTTGATTTAGCTATTACGGGTGAAGGTTATTTTGCGATGACTGACGATTTATCTTCGCAAGATTTAACATATACACGTGCAGGTGCATTTAAGCTTAATCAAGATAACTTTATGGTTGACGCTAAAGGTAACTTTTTACAAGCATTTCCAGTTGATTCATCTACAGGTGATACAACGTCGGTAAGTTTGAGCACAACTGATCCAATTCAAATCCCTGATTCGTCTGGTTCTCCTCGTGCAACAGAAAATGTATTTTTGTCGTTTAACTTAGATGCAACAGCTGATCCAACAGGTTTAGATTTTGATCCAGCATCTAGTGGTACTTATAACTCATCTACGTCAACAACGGTGTATGACTCACTAGGTGAACCGCACATTTTACAATACTTTTTCGCGAAACAGGATCCTGCATCGGCAACTGGTGCTGAAAATAGCTGGGATGTATACGCAACACTCGATGGCAAAGTAGTTGGCAAGGACGGTGAAGAACAAACAACGACGCCTTATCAGGAACTTACAACTCTTGGTTTTAACTCAAGCGGTTTACCATCAACAACAGATAGCAATCTAAATGCCAATGCAACTACTTTTGATGAAATATCACTACCAGCGGGTCTTGGTACTGGCTTATCAACATTACTAGACAATGGTGCAACTTTCCCAAGTACTGGTATTGAACTTAATTGGCGCGATGAAAATAATACTGCAGGACGTGTTCCAACTCAGTATTCAAGTGGTTTTGAAGTAAAAGCACTCGATCAAGATGGCTCAACGGTAGGCCGTTTAGCCGGAATTGATATAGGCACAGACGGAAAAATTGTTGCTTCTTACAGTAATGGTGACTCAACATTCCTAGGCCAAGTAGCTATGGTACGTTTTCCTAATTCACAAGGTTTGTCGCAAGTAGGTGATACAAGTTGGAAGCAAAGCATTGATTCAGGTGAGCCTGTAGCGGGTGAAGCTGGGTCTGGTACATTTGGTGGAATTAACTCATCTGCACTTGAGCAATCAAATACTAACCTAACAAATGAGCTTGTAGACTTAATTACAGCACAGCGTAATTACCAAGCAAACTCACGTGCGCTTGAAGTTAACTCAACTATTCAGCAAAGTATTTTGCAGATTCGATAA
- a CDS encoding CheR family methyltransferase, with protein MNNKDLQQSEYDQFRSFLEQQCGIVLGENKQYLVKSRLAPLMARFNVESLSQLVSKTLGLHERQLRAAVVDAMTTNETLWFRDQYPFELLQNKLFPEFKELRRPLKIWSAASSSGQEPYSIAMSVAEFQAKQPGVLRMGAQIIGTDISNTMLDMCKNAEYDALALARGLSAERRKKFFKDSGNGMAQVNDTIKKQVSFRHLNLLDSYALMGKFDIIFCRNVLIYFAPEIKAKIINQFAQALNPKGYLFLGASESLTGLSTEFDMVRCNPGIIYQKK; from the coding sequence TTGAATAATAAAGATTTGCAGCAAAGTGAATACGACCAGTTTCGTTCGTTTTTAGAGCAGCAATGCGGTATTGTTTTAGGTGAAAACAAGCAATACTTAGTTAAAAGTCGACTTGCTCCACTCATGGCTCGATTTAATGTGGAATCTTTATCACAATTAGTAAGTAAAACACTTGGCCTTCATGAGCGGCAATTAAGAGCCGCTGTTGTTGATGCAATGACCACAAACGAAACGTTATGGTTTAGAGATCAATACCCATTTGAATTACTTCAAAATAAATTATTCCCTGAATTTAAAGAGTTAAGAAGACCATTAAAAATTTGGTCTGCTGCCAGCTCATCAGGGCAAGAACCCTACTCGATTGCTATGTCGGTTGCCGAGTTTCAAGCTAAGCAACCTGGCGTGCTACGTATGGGAGCGCAAATTATTGGTACAGATATATCTAATACCATGCTCGATATGTGTAAAAATGCAGAATACGACGCGCTTGCACTTGCCAGAGGCTTATCGGCAGAACGCCGTAAAAAGTTTTTTAAAGATAGCGGCAACGGTATGGCACAAGTAAACGATACAATAAAAAAACAAGTTAGTTTTAGGCATTTAAATTTGCTTGATTCGTACGCGTTAATGGGCAAATTTGATATTATTTTTTGCCGCAATGTACTTATTTACTTTGCACCTGAAATAAAAGCTAAAATTATTAATCAGTTTGCACAAGCGTTAAATCCAAAAGGGTACTTGTTTTTAGGTGCGTCAGAGTCCTTGACTGGCTTAAGTACTGAGTTCGATATGGTTAGATGCAACCCCGGTATTATTTACCAAAAGAAATAA